The following proteins are encoded in a genomic region of Dyadobacter sp. UC 10:
- a CDS encoding TonB-dependent receptor has translation MKISTKPIRIFLKIMRMSIYQLILSVLCTSLVVANDSRAQELLNRRISLDLDDQTISVALRQISRQASVRFMYSPQLIPAESKVTLHVQNEPLNIVLESLFKPLNISYEVSGNQLVLSMGADQKPLSPQPAEEQKPVDKTIKGSVKDEKGAPLPGVSIVVKGTQRGSLSDTDGSFEVSIPDGEHTVIFSFVGYLSQEIPVGSQSTMEIILKDDLKALQEVVVVGYGTQKKVNLTGSVASVEGEELLKTPATNITNSLVGRLPGLIAVNGNGKPGAGSSISIRGASTFGDNSALIVVDGIVRTFDQIDPNEVETISILKDASATAVYGSRAANGVILVTTKRGATGKPTFNYNGFAGFQQPTQYPKVMNAYEYATTKNKAVQNLGKPIQYSDQQLEDIRTGVLPEYDWYGNTLKKQSFQTQQNLSVSGGSDAIRYFLSLGYLDQDGMYDRINFQRYSIRTNVDAKINKNLTISADIDASARNTNQSAYAPESIFDDIVAAYPLDKAYNPDGTIFYTREQHPVEEIKTGYNRMRNNILQATLTVKHELPFIKGLSVLGRASFGREYANNKHYNVPIFMNRQDADGNTLEIYPYGGWNGKTALTQSFSEYNTTTLNASLNYSRSFGQHEWGGLLLFEQLDAKGNNFYGFRTNFPAQGLDEFFYGGESQKDANGGSFTDGRRGAIARVNYSYQQRYLLEASFRRDGSVAFPASKKYGFFPAVSAGWRILEEPFLKDIAALRFLDNLKLRASYGVVGNDRNVYTGYLLRNPTFQYSQVYNPSGTIVSGTEGLSTIAPGILPNPNVTWETASVSDVGLEGSLWKGKLQFEIDLFYKRTSNILRTRIRSIPGTLGAQLPAENYAKVDNKGIEFMLNYQNSYQAFKYFVKLNGSFSQSKVITLDEPANTPDYLLQTGRPLGFLTGYKALGFFQTDEEVTAYLPQFNGGQKAGDVKYADINGDQKVDANDLTIISMDNNVPKVIGGLSFGGSLKGFDLNVLFQAAGRVRQVLYGAARDFFQGGTRNTYVDLLDHWSPENPDALYPRPWEGPHPNNSLTSSLYLRNASYIRLRSIDFGYTLPSDLVKKIGVRNVRVYFSGANLFVWSKMKIFDPEVENATGTYYPQQRTLNLGLNLTF, from the coding sequence ATGAAAATTAGTACGAAACCGATCAGGATTTTCCTCAAAATCATGCGCATGTCAATCTATCAGCTGATCCTGTCTGTCCTTTGCACATCGTTGGTTGTGGCCAACGACAGCCGGGCGCAGGAGTTACTGAACCGCCGGATTTCACTGGATCTGGATGATCAGACAATAAGTGTGGCACTCCGTCAGATCAGCCGCCAGGCTTCCGTGCGGTTCATGTACAGCCCGCAGCTGATCCCTGCTGAGAGCAAAGTAACGTTACATGTTCAGAATGAGCCGCTTAATATAGTTCTGGAATCGCTTTTCAAGCCTTTGAATATTAGTTACGAAGTCTCAGGCAACCAGCTTGTGCTCAGCATGGGAGCCGACCAAAAACCCCTGAGTCCCCAGCCAGCGGAAGAGCAAAAACCGGTGGACAAGACCATTAAGGGATCCGTCAAAGATGAAAAAGGAGCGCCCCTGCCCGGTGTGAGCATTGTGGTAAAAGGAACCCAGCGCGGCTCACTGAGCGATACGGACGGAAGCTTTGAGGTCAGCATTCCCGACGGTGAGCACACGGTCATCTTCTCATTTGTGGGTTACCTGAGCCAGGAGATCCCGGTAGGAAGCCAGAGCACGATGGAGATTATATTGAAGGACGATTTGAAAGCATTACAGGAAGTGGTCGTCGTCGGTTACGGAACGCAGAAAAAGGTTAACCTGACCGGCTCGGTTGCCTCTGTGGAGGGCGAAGAACTTTTGAAAACACCGGCTACCAACATCACCAATTCGCTGGTAGGAAGGCTTCCGGGCCTTATTGCCGTGAATGGAAATGGAAAGCCCGGCGCGGGATCATCTATTTCCATCCGCGGGGCGAGCACATTTGGTGATAACAGCGCATTGATCGTCGTCGACGGCATAGTGCGGACTTTTGACCAAATCGATCCCAACGAAGTTGAAACCATTTCGATACTGAAAGACGCTTCGGCGACCGCGGTTTACGGTTCGAGAGCGGCCAACGGGGTAATACTGGTTACAACCAAACGCGGCGCGACGGGCAAGCCGACATTCAATTACAACGGCTTTGCCGGTTTCCAGCAGCCGACCCAATATCCCAAAGTCATGAATGCCTACGAATATGCAACCACTAAAAACAAAGCGGTGCAGAACCTCGGCAAACCGATCCAGTATTCTGATCAGCAGTTAGAGGATATTCGCACGGGCGTGCTTCCGGAATATGACTGGTATGGCAACACTTTGAAAAAACAATCTTTCCAGACGCAGCAAAACCTGAGCGTGAGCGGCGGCTCCGATGCGATCCGCTACTTTCTTTCGCTGGGATACCTGGATCAGGACGGAATGTATGACCGCATTAATTTTCAGCGCTATTCCATCCGGACTAATGTGGACGCCAAAATCAATAAAAACCTGACGATTTCGGCCGACATTGACGCCAGTGCCAGAAATACCAACCAAAGCGCCTACGCGCCCGAGTCCATTTTCGACGACATTGTGGCCGCTTATCCGCTCGATAAAGCATATAATCCCGACGGGACCATTTTTTACACCCGCGAGCAGCATCCGGTTGAAGAGATTAAAACCGGCTATAACCGCATGCGCAACAATATCCTGCAGGCCACATTGACGGTCAAGCACGAACTGCCGTTTATCAAAGGCCTTTCTGTTTTGGGACGCGCCTCTTTTGGCCGGGAATATGCCAATAACAAGCACTATAATGTTCCCATTTTCATGAACCGCCAGGACGCAGACGGTAATACGCTGGAAATATATCCCTATGGCGGCTGGAATGGTAAAACCGCATTAACGCAGTCATTCAGCGAGTACAATACAACCACATTGAATGCTTCGCTGAACTATTCCCGCAGCTTTGGCCAGCACGAATGGGGCGGCTTGCTGTTGTTTGAGCAGCTCGATGCGAAAGGCAATAACTTTTATGGTTTCCGCACCAATTTCCCTGCCCAGGGACTGGATGAATTTTTCTACGGTGGTGAAAGTCAGAAAGATGCCAATGGCGGCTCATTCACAGACGGTCGCCGCGGCGCGATTGCGCGGGTTAATTATAGTTACCAGCAACGCTATCTTCTGGAGGCTTCTTTCAGAAGGGACGGCTCTGTGGCTTTTCCAGCTTCAAAAAAATATGGTTTTTTCCCGGCGGTATCTGCAGGCTGGCGCATTTTGGAAGAACCTTTCCTGAAAGACATAGCGGCTCTAAGATTTCTCGACAACCTGAAATTGCGCGCTTCCTACGGTGTGGTAGGCAACGACCGCAATGTGTACACAGGCTATTTATTGAGAAATCCTACATTCCAGTATTCGCAGGTATACAATCCTTCGGGAACCATTGTATCAGGCACGGAAGGCCTTTCCACCATTGCGCCGGGCATTTTGCCTAATCCCAATGTGACCTGGGAAACGGCTTCGGTTTCGGATGTCGGCCTGGAAGGCTCGCTCTGGAAAGGGAAACTCCAGTTTGAAATAGATCTTTTTTACAAAAGAACTTCCAACATCCTCCGCACGCGTATCCGCTCTATTCCGGGCACGTTGGGCGCGCAGCTACCGGCTGAAAACTACGCAAAAGTCGATAACAAGGGTATCGAGTTTATGCTGAACTACCAGAACAGCTATCAGGCTTTCAAATATTTCGTAAAGCTCAACGGAAGCTTCTCGCAAAGCAAGGTGATCACCCTGGATGAGCCTGCTAACACGCCGGACTATCTGCTGCAAACCGGCCGGCCGCTGGGTTTTCTCACGGGTTATAAGGCACTGGGCTTTTTCCAGACCGACGAAGAAGTGACTGCTTACCTGCCGCAGTTTAACGGAGGACAAAAAGCGGGTGATGTGAAATATGCGGATATCAACGGCGACCAGAAAGTGGATGCTAATGACCTGACTATCATCTCGATGGACAACAATGTTCCGAAAGTGATCGGCGGGTTGTCATTCGGAGGTTCGTTGAAAGGCTTTGATTTGAATGTCCTCTTCCAGGCAGCCGGGCGCGTGCGGCAGGTACTTTACGGCGCTGCCAGGGACTTTTTCCAGGGAGGTACGCGCAATACTTACGTGGACTTGCTCGATCACTGGTCGCCCGAAAATCCGGATGCATTGTATCCAAGACCGTGGGAAGGCCCTCATCCTAACAACTCCCTGACTTCCAGCCTGTATCTGAGAAATGCCAGCTATATCCGGTTAAGGTCCATTGATTTTGGGTACACGCTGCCTTCGGATCTGGTCAAAAAGATCGGTGTGCGTAATGTGCGGGTTTATTTCTCGGGAGCCAATCTTTTCGTTTGGTCGAAAATGAAAATATTTGATCCTGAGGTCGAGAACGCGACGGGCACTTACTACCCGCAGCAGCGCACGCTGAACCTGGGTTTAAACCTTACTTTTTAA
- a CDS encoding RNA polymerase sigma factor gives MRKPTPVPEDELHLGELWNRFRQNDERAFDELAKRRYRLLFNYATKFTKDTELIKDCIQDLFLELWYRRARLTDTSYVTVYLICALRNNLLRKLKVNTRLDDSADIAASCEGLTDNLTVETLLISSESISQKEREIRNAINRLPKRQQEVIFLKFYEGLSNEEIAQVMKIEPQTVSNFIYRAIGQLKSGLPSFSQIIPQLIFLFFSEALLDALHS, from the coding sequence ATGAGGAAGCCCACACCCGTGCCCGAAGATGAGCTGCATTTGGGCGAACTTTGGAACCGATTTCGTCAGAATGATGAACGTGCTTTTGACGAGCTCGCCAAGCGGCGCTACCGGCTGCTGTTCAATTACGCCACCAAATTCACCAAGGATACGGAGCTGATCAAAGACTGCATCCAGGATCTGTTTCTGGAATTATGGTATCGCCGGGCCCGCCTTACAGACACGTCTTACGTTACGGTTTACCTGATTTGCGCATTGCGAAACAACCTGTTGCGGAAGCTGAAAGTGAACACCCGCCTCGACGATTCGGCTGACATTGCCGCCAGTTGTGAAGGATTAACGGATAATCTGACGGTTGAAACCCTGCTGATCAGCTCCGAATCCATTTCGCAAAAAGAGCGCGAGATCCGCAATGCGATCAACCGCCTGCCGAAACGCCAGCAAGAAGTGATTTTTCTTAAGTTTTATGAAGGTTTGTCCAACGAAGAGATCGCCCAGGTGATGAAGATCGAACCACAAACCGTTTCCAATTTCATTTACCGGGCGATCGGTCAGCTGAAAAGCGGCCTGCCTTCTTTTTCTCAGATCATTCCTCAATTAATTTTTCTGTTTTTCAGCGAGGCCTTGCTTGACGCACTTCATTCATAG
- a CDS encoding YdeI/OmpD-associated family protein has protein sequence MQEIIHFESTLDRLPKKGGEFYMIVPDEVAAQFVEGRKPARVRCLLNGKVEFQCAIRPRGGGGFYINIGTPIRQEGKFVLGQKLSAKVWKDESEFGRDMPEELKELLEIDEAGKRLFYESLPSKQRAMIYYIAGAKSVQVRIDRAIMFIDRLKAGQ, from the coding sequence ATGCAGGAGATTATTCATTTCGAATCTACACTCGATCGCCTTCCTAAAAAGGGAGGCGAATTTTATATGATAGTACCCGATGAAGTCGCCGCGCAGTTTGTCGAAGGCCGGAAACCTGCCCGCGTGCGTTGTCTTTTGAACGGGAAAGTCGAGTTTCAATGCGCGATCCGGCCGAGGGGTGGAGGCGGTTTTTACATCAATATCGGTACGCCTATCCGCCAGGAAGGTAAGTTTGTGCTCGGCCAGAAATTGTCTGCAAAAGTCTGGAAGGATGAAAGTGAATTTGGCCGGGATATGCCGGAGGAGCTGAAAGAATTGCTGGAAATCGACGAAGCAGGGAAGCGGTTATTCTATGAGTCCCTGCCCAGTAAGCAACGCGCTATGATATATTACATTGCCGGGGCCAAGTCGGTGCAGGTACGTATAGACCGTGCGATTATGTTTATTGACCGATTGAAGGCCGGACAGTAA
- a CDS encoding FecR family protein codes for MQDYARYDIKDFLADEAFCRWVLHQKPADNAFWENWVRNNPDRAGIVTAAKELISEIHHAQDYLSEEELQLELQRLSAARKSATEELEYTKPSANWFDLNRFGRFSLAFGVFTCLIVLVYFYTNSPVKTELPQVSQESLKDKQDEQWIEVTNNQTNTKYIALPDGSSVRLSPKSKLSYPASFVKKEREVLLNGEAFFDVTKNPESPFKVFTSDVVTTVLGTSFTVKAFDQDKDVRVVVKTGKVTVSANARQNKTAEAEKNELVLLPNQQVVYHRDDQKMKRSLIENPSQVGPADIASQSLVFENAPVARVFESLEKRYEVQIIYDADLMAGCQLTAELGQEPLFEKLGMICKAIQARYELIDGQIVIHGSSCK; via the coding sequence ATGCAGGATTACGCACGATACGACATTAAAGATTTCCTGGCCGACGAGGCGTTTTGCAGGTGGGTGCTCCATCAAAAGCCTGCGGATAATGCTTTTTGGGAAAACTGGGTCCGTAACAACCCCGATCGTGCGGGTATTGTAACCGCTGCGAAAGAACTGATCTCGGAAATCCATCATGCACAGGATTACCTGAGCGAGGAAGAGCTCCAACTTGAATTGCAGCGCCTGTCTGCCGCAAGGAAATCAGCCACCGAAGAATTGGAATACACGAAGCCTTCCGCAAATTGGTTCGACCTGAACAGGTTCGGTCGCTTTTCGCTGGCATTTGGCGTCTTCACCTGCCTTATTGTTCTGGTTTATTTTTATACAAATTCCCCTGTCAAAACAGAGCTCCCGCAGGTCAGTCAGGAATCGTTGAAGGATAAACAAGATGAACAATGGATTGAAGTAACTAATAATCAAACCAATACAAAATACATCGCATTGCCCGATGGTAGTTCTGTAAGACTTTCGCCAAAAAGCAAGCTTAGCTATCCGGCCAGTTTTGTAAAAAAAGAACGCGAAGTCTTATTAAATGGCGAGGCGTTTTTTGATGTGACCAAAAATCCTGAAAGTCCATTTAAAGTATTCACGAGCGACGTGGTAACTACTGTTTTGGGTACCAGTTTCACTGTAAAGGCTTTTGATCAAGATAAAGATGTGCGGGTTGTGGTGAAAACAGGAAAGGTGACGGTGTCGGCAAATGCGCGGCAGAATAAAACAGCGGAAGCAGAAAAGAACGAGCTCGTCCTGTTGCCGAACCAGCAGGTCGTATACCATCGCGACGATCAGAAAATGAAGCGGTCGCTGATCGAAAACCCTTCGCAGGTTGGCCCGGCAGACATTGCAAGCCAGAGCCTGGTTTTTGAAAATGCGCCGGTTGCCAGGGTTTTTGAATCGCTGGAAAAACGATATGAAGTCCAGATCATTTACGATGCCGACCTGATGGCAGGCTGCCAGCTTACCGCAGAGCTTGGTCAGGAGCCATTATTTGAAAAACTCGGCATGATCTGCAAGGCCATACAAGCGCGCTATGAACTGATCGACGGGCAGATCGTGATTCACGGAAGCTCTTGCAAGTAG
- a CDS encoding 3-keto-disaccharide hydrolase, translated as MQKRITSAAFALIFLLIGITSHAQDGWISLFNGKNFDGWKVGANAASFTVVDGTIKVAGPRAHLFYEGPVKNHMFKNFEFKATVKTTKGSNSGIFVHTTYQEDGWPSQGYEIQVNQSHTDYKRTGSLYNVVDVKETYVKDDEWYTEYIKVEGKHITIKINDKVVVDYEETDVDKREGDMKNRFLKSGTFALQAHDPKSVVFYKDIMVKPLTE; from the coding sequence ATGCAAAAAAGAATTACATCGGCGGCATTCGCACTTATTTTCCTGCTCATCGGCATCACATCCCACGCCCAGGACGGCTGGATATCTCTCTTCAACGGCAAAAATTTCGACGGCTGGAAGGTCGGTGCTAATGCCGCCTCATTCACGGTTGTTGATGGGACTATCAAGGTGGCCGGCCCACGCGCGCATTTGTTTTATGAAGGGCCGGTCAAAAACCATATGTTCAAAAACTTCGAGTTCAAGGCGACTGTCAAAACGACAAAAGGCTCCAATTCCGGCATTTTTGTACATACAACATACCAGGAAGATGGCTGGCCTTCACAAGGTTATGAAATCCAGGTAAACCAATCGCATACCGATTACAAGCGCACCGGCAGTTTGTACAATGTGGTGGACGTCAAGGAAACTTATGTAAAAGACGATGAATGGTATACGGAATATATCAAGGTGGAGGGAAAGCATATTACCATAAAAATCAATGATAAAGTGGTGGTCGATTATGAGGAAACTGACGTTGACAAGCGGGAAGGGGATATGAAAAACAGATTCCTCAAGTCAGGTACCTTTGCATTGCAGGCGCACGATCCCAAAAGTGTTGTTTTTTATAAAGATATAATGGTCAAGCCTTTGACCGAATAA
- a CDS encoding RagB/SusD family nutrient uptake outer membrane protein encodes MTKIFAKTLLVVMILMTTACNEEFLERQATDSIPEENIFQDPALIQLFVNNMYLDVPSFERNLYDNITDESRCYWGGGPRNVIQGQWFPDNNPMEYWAYGPVRKTNMFLDKIDGADIDEEEKANFKGQVKFLRAKLYFDMIKRYGGVPIIAEPQGLDDDLFVARQSTDESFDFVIKELEEAATLLPETHGSRAVDVGKANKHSAKAFLGRVLTYWASALYNPTGDVARWQKAALVNKEVMDSGNYKLHGNFRNIMLDKNNEEEIFSVQFQKPFREHGWDSWGQPDSQSKQDAVNRSPVQEFVDAFEMKNGKAINETGSGYDPANPYKNRDPRFDATVLYNGATFFGNTIYLYEGAPIDGINLPYATITGYLIRKGMNEANKDYYGAAGSDQNWNELRYAEVLLNYAEAKNEALTVPDASVYAAIEAVRQRAGLVPYQLPTGLSKVQMREKIRHERYIELSFEGKRYWDLRRWKIAAQVLDGKQFNAMYITKNANGTYSYNPKPVDGIPCVFQEKMYLMPIPQREIEKNPKLEQNSGW; translated from the coding sequence ATGACAAAAATATTTGCCAAAACACTGCTGGTTGTAATGATCCTTATGACCACCGCCTGCAACGAAGAATTCCTCGAACGCCAGGCAACCGATTCCATTCCTGAAGAAAATATCTTCCAGGATCCGGCGCTGATCCAGCTTTTTGTTAATAATATGTACCTGGATGTGCCTTCATTTGAACGGAATCTATACGACAACATTACCGACGAATCGCGTTGCTATTGGGGCGGCGGGCCAAGGAATGTGATTCAGGGCCAATGGTTTCCCGACAACAACCCGATGGAATACTGGGCTTATGGCCCTGTACGGAAAACAAATATGTTTTTGGATAAAATTGACGGGGCTGATATCGATGAGGAAGAAAAAGCAAATTTCAAAGGACAAGTAAAATTCCTTCGTGCCAAGCTCTATTTTGATATGATCAAACGCTACGGCGGCGTGCCGATTATCGCCGAGCCCCAGGGACTTGACGACGATCTGTTTGTAGCGCGGCAATCGACCGACGAAAGTTTTGACTTTGTGATCAAAGAACTGGAAGAAGCCGCTACGCTTTTGCCGGAAACGCACGGAAGCCGCGCGGTGGACGTCGGAAAAGCAAATAAGCATTCTGCAAAAGCCTTTTTAGGCCGGGTTCTGACTTATTGGGCGAGTGCCTTGTACAATCCGACAGGCGATGTGGCGCGCTGGCAAAAAGCTGCATTGGTGAATAAAGAAGTAATGGATTCCGGCAATTACAAGCTGCACGGCAACTTCCGCAACATTATGCTTGATAAAAACAATGAGGAAGAGATTTTCAGCGTGCAGTTTCAGAAACCATTCCGCGAACACGGTTGGGACTCATGGGGCCAGCCCGATTCTCAGTCCAAACAGGATGCTGTGAACCGCAGTCCCGTGCAGGAATTTGTAGATGCATTTGAAATGAAGAATGGAAAAGCGATCAATGAAACCGGCTCTGGATATGATCCGGCCAATCCTTACAAAAACCGCGACCCGAGATTCGATGCGACCGTGCTTTATAATGGTGCTACCTTCTTTGGCAATACCATCTATTTGTATGAAGGCGCGCCCATCGACGGCATTAACCTGCCTTATGCAACCATTACCGGCTATTTGATCAGAAAAGGTATGAACGAAGCCAACAAAGACTATTACGGAGCCGCCGGCAGCGACCAGAACTGGAACGAGCTGCGTTACGCAGAAGTGCTTTTAAATTATGCCGAAGCAAAAAACGAAGCGTTAACAGTGCCCGACGCGTCGGTGTATGCAGCGATCGAAGCGGTGCGCCAGCGGGCGGGATTGGTTCCCTACCAGCTTCCGACCGGACTTTCCAAAGTGCAAATGCGCGAAAAGATCCGTCACGAAAGGTATATCGAACTGAGCTTTGAGGGCAAACGCTACTGGGACCTCAGGCGGTGGAAAATTGCCGCGCAGGTATTAGACGGAAAACAATTCAATGCCATGTATATCACCAAAAATGCAAACGGAACTTATAGCTATAATCCAAAACCGGTAGATGGTATCCCCTGTGTTTTTCAGGAAAAAATGTATTTGATGCCTATACCGCAGCGCGAGATCGAGAAAAATCCCAAACTGGAACAAAACAGTGGCTGGTAA
- a CDS encoding AraC family transcriptional regulator, whose translation MALGHKLGMVALSGEKSLKTLVENRRAFTLENCELNLFETLQASQLVPLTFSDFVITSMLRGKKVMHLFDNPGFDYLPGETVLVPANVTMKIDFPEADLNNPTQCIALALDQNKIQQIVDRLNDTYPREGKQQYWNLHHNQYHFLNNLELAQTLNKLIQICSGSALGKDILADLTLQELIVHIIQTQNLEATEQTAYLHEDSPLAFVVNYIRANISEKIQVDELSEKACMSRASFYRAFKREFSISPLDFILKEKIKKAKHLLSETQSSVTDICYQLGFSDLNYFGRQFRKSEGISPSQYRNVTDSKS comes from the coding sequence ATGGCATTGGGGCATAAGTTGGGGATGGTGGCTCTTTCGGGTGAAAAGTCTTTGAAAACTTTGGTTGAGAACCGGCGGGCTTTTACTTTGGAAAACTGCGAGCTGAATCTGTTTGAGACATTGCAGGCCTCTCAACTGGTACCACTTACTTTTTCCGACTTTGTAATCACCAGTATGCTGCGGGGTAAAAAAGTAATGCATTTGTTTGACAACCCGGGCTTTGACTACCTGCCGGGCGAAACGGTGCTGGTACCTGCTAATGTGACGATGAAAATTGATTTTCCGGAAGCTGACCTGAACAACCCTACCCAGTGCATCGCCCTCGCGCTCGATCAGAATAAGATCCAGCAGATCGTCGACAGGCTCAACGACACCTATCCGAGGGAAGGCAAGCAGCAATACTGGAACCTGCATCACAATCAATACCATTTCCTCAATAATCTCGAACTTGCACAGACACTCAATAAGCTGATCCAAATCTGCTCCGGGTCGGCACTGGGAAAAGATATTCTGGCCGATCTGACACTGCAGGAACTGATCGTGCATATTATCCAGACACAAAACCTGGAAGCGACCGAGCAGACAGCTTACCTGCATGAAGACAGCCCGCTTGCATTTGTGGTCAATTATATCAGGGCCAATATCAGTGAGAAGATCCAGGTTGACGAGCTGAGCGAAAAAGCATGCATGAGCCGCGCTTCCTTTTACCGGGCGTTTAAGCGGGAGTTCAGCATCAGTCCGCTTGATTTTATTTTGAAAGAAAAGATTAAAAAAGCGAAACATCTTCTCTCGGAAACGCAGTCAAGCGTTACGGATATCTGTTATCAGCTGGGCTTTTCGGATTTGAACTATTTCGGAAGGCAGTTCAGGAAGTCGGAGGGCATTTCGCCTAGCCAGTACCGCAATGTTACGGATTCAAAATCCTGA